A single Anopheles arabiensis isolate DONGOLA chromosome 2, AaraD3, whole genome shotgun sequence DNA region contains:
- the LOC120898065 gene encoding coiled-coil domain-containing protein 25, producing MVFYFTSNVVQPPVTLFMGLDKYENEDLIRWGWPEDVWFHVNKVSSAHVYLRLEPGQTLDDIPSAVLEDACQLVKANSINGNKMNNIDIVYTMWDNLKKTPAMEVGQVAFHRDKEVRMFRVEKRSNEIVNRLNKTKREETVDFRAEREKRDALERADKKRLAREQRELEKEDLKRRQEEAELKSYNSLMKPENMTSNYDAGNDSDEFM from the exons ATGGTATTTTACTTCACCAGCAATGTCGTTCAGCCACCGGTGACCCTGTTCATGGGGTTGGACAAGTACGAAA atgagGACCTGATTCGATGGGGCTGGCCGGAGGATGTGTGGTTTCACGTGAACAAGGTCTCGTCGGCCCACGTGTACCTGCGGCTCGAGCCGGGCCAAACGCTGGACGACATACCGTCGGCCGTGCTGGAAGACGCCTGCCAGCTGGTGAAGGCGAACAGCATCAACGGCAACAAGATGAACAACATCGACATCGTGTACACGATGTGGGACAATCTGAAGAAGACGCCCGCGATGGAGGTGGGCCAGGTGGCGTTCCACCGCGATAAGGAGGTGCGCATGTTTCGGGTGGAAAAGCGCAGCAACGAGATAGTGAACCGGCTGAACAAGACCAAGCGGGAGGAGACGGTCGACTTCCGGGCAGAGCGGGAAAAGCGGGACGCGCTGGAGCGGGCCGACAAGAAGCGGCTGGCCCGGGAGCAGCGGGAGCTGGAGAAGGAGGATCTGAAGCGGCGGCAGGAGGAGGCAGAACTCAAGAGCTACAATTCGCTGATGAAGCCGGAAAACATGACCTCCAACTATGACGCCGGCAACGATTCGGATGAGTTTATGTAA
- the LOC120895658 gene encoding uncharacterized protein LOC120895658 codes for MLIVKSDSTLKFVPSVRLINNLNIRKGSRTGNSGNHLEFQVLTQIQYVP; via the exons ATGTTAATAGTTAAATCAGACTCAACGCTCAAGTTTGTGCCATCCGTCAG GCTTATCAACAACTTGAACATCCGCAAGGGTAGCCGTACGGGAAACTCCGGCAACCATCTTGAGTTCCAGGTGCTCACCCAGATCCAATACGTGCCCTGA
- the LOC120898064 gene encoding LOW QUALITY PROTEIN: queuine tRNA-ribosyltransferase catalytic subunit (The sequence of the model RefSeq protein was modified relative to this genomic sequence to represent the inferred CDS: inserted 1 base in 1 codon), translating to MFTPRAIKFLRSPGTRAPITTSIARRAISKAVMDTVPKEVPIPASGSPASAEDATTRPSAPLQYRVVAKCGVTKARVGVMSVRHADVDTPVFMPVGTQGTLKGXLPEQLLALDCRIMLGNTYHLGMRPGTTVLEKAGGLHRFMGWPRALLTDSGGFQMVSLLQLAEITEQGVRFQSPYDGSECMLTPERSMEIQNAIGADIMMQLDDVVKTTTTGPRVEEAMHRTIRWLDRSIGAHARDTEQSIFPIVQGGLQPDLRRACAAELTKRNTRGFAVGGLSGGESKDEFWRTVHLCTDLLPEDKPRYLMGVGFAADLVVCVALGIDMFDCVFPTRTARFGCALTRAGQINLKQRTFAQDMRPIEDDCDCSTCRTYTRAYLHHIVTVEPVACSIVSVHNVAFQLRLMGDMRDAIQEGRFPAFVKSYMAVRFPDDTVPQWIRDALAAVNVQL from the exons ATGTTTACACCGCGAGCAATCAAGTTCCTCCGTTCTCCGGGCACGCGTGCGCCCATCACAACCTCCATCGCCCGACGTGCAATATCCAAGGCTGTGATGGACACAGTGCCGAAAGAAGTGCCCATTCCGGCGTCCGGTTCTCCAGCTTCCGCCGAGGATGCGACCACCCGACCGTCGGCCCCGTTGCAGTACCGCGTGGTAGCGAAATGCGGCGTGACAAAGGCGCGCGTTGGCGTGATGAGCGTTCGGCACGCGGACGTCGATACTCCCGTGTTCATGCCGGTCGGTACGCAGGGCACGCTGAAGG TGCTGCCCGAGCAGCTGCTTGCCCTCGACTGCCGCATCATGCTCGGCAACACGTACCATCTCGGTATGCGGCCCGGCACAACCGTGCTGGAGAAGGCGGGCGGTTTGCACCGGTTCATGGGCTGGCCCCGGGCACTGCTGACCGATTCCGGGGGCTTTCAGATGGtgtcgctgctgcagctggccgAAATCACCGAGCAGGGCGTCCGGTTCCAGAGCCCGTACGACGGGAGCGAGTGCATGCTGACGCCGGAACGCAGCATGGAGATACAGAACGCGATCGGGGCGGACATTATGATGCAGCTGGACGATGTGgtgaagacgacgacgacgggccCGCGCGTTGAGGAAGCGATGCACCGGACGATCCGCTGGCTGGATCGAAGCATCGGCGCACACGCCCGGGACACCGAGCAGAGCATTTTCCCGATCGTGCAGGGCGGGCTGCAGCCGGACCTGCGGCGTGCTTGTGCGGCCGAGCTGACGAAGCGCAACACGCGCGGCTTTGCCGTGGGCGGACTGAGCGGTGGCGAGAGCAAGGACGAATTCTGGCGCACGGTCCACCTGTGCACGGATCTGCTGCCGGAGGATAAACCGCGCTACCTGATGGGGGTCGGCTTCGCGGCCGATCTGGTCGTGTGCGTCGCGCTCGGTATCGACATGTTCGATTGCGTGTTTCCCACGCGTACGGCCCGGTTCGGCTGCGCGCTGACGCGCGCCGGACAGATCAACCTGAAGCAGCGCACGTTCGCGCAGGATATGCGCCCGATCGAGGACGATTGCGACTGCTCGACGTGTCGGACGTATACGCGCGCGTACCTGCACCACATCGTCACGGTCGAACCGGTGGCGTGCAGCATCGTGAGCGTTCACAACGTGGCCTTCCAGCTGCGGCTGATGGGCGACATGCGGGACGCCATCCAGGAGGGCCGCTTTCCGGCGTTTGTGAAATCGTACATGGCCGTCCGGTTCCCGGACGATACGGTGCCGCAATGGATACGCGACGCACTTGCCGCCGTCAACGTACAGCTCTAG